A genome region from Deltaproteobacteria bacterium includes the following:
- the gltX gene encoding glutamate--tRNA ligase, translating to MTSSPTPRTRFAPSPSGYLHIGGARTALFNFLYARRHGGAFILRVEDTDRERSTDASIAAILESLEWLAIAWDEGPFFQSKRTAVYVTEAERLLREGRAYPCWCTTEELEAKRFKALSDGRKPVYDGTCRDRAPQPGDAERPHTVRFRGPKDGETVIDDLVKGRVVFQNAELDDLIILRTDRTPTYNFCVVVDDAEMRITHVLRGDDHLANTPRQILLYQALGYGLPAFGHVPLILGPDKARLSKRHGAMAVTAYRDLGFLPEAVVNYLARLGWSHGDQEIFTRDELVAAFNVEAIGKSAGVFDVEKMRWVNWSHQKTLAPGALVRAARPYLDGAGLAVPGDDAWLAKALATLQERAQTLVELVESGRYYFTDDVAIDPAAAAKFLTPAVAEPLRSVRDACAALGAWTVDTITAAFHEVLATYELKLGKIAQPVRVAVTGGTASPGIFEVLEILGRERTVARLDAALSRIS from the coding sequence GTGACCAGTTCGCCGACGCCCCGCACCCGCTTCGCCCCGAGCCCGAGCGGCTACCTCCACATCGGAGGCGCGCGCACCGCGCTCTTCAACTTCCTCTACGCCCGCCGCCACGGCGGCGCCTTCATCCTACGCGTCGAGGACACCGACCGCGAGCGGTCGACCGACGCGTCGATCGCCGCGATCCTCGAGAGCCTCGAATGGCTCGCCATCGCGTGGGATGAAGGGCCGTTCTTCCAGAGCAAGCGCACGGCGGTCTACGTCACCGAGGCCGAGCGGCTGCTCCGCGAGGGACGCGCGTACCCGTGCTGGTGCACGACAGAAGAGCTCGAAGCGAAGCGGTTCAAAGCGCTCTCCGACGGTCGGAAGCCCGTCTACGACGGCACGTGCCGCGACCGCGCGCCGCAACCCGGCGACGCGGAGCGTCCGCACACGGTCCGCTTCCGCGGGCCGAAAGACGGCGAGACCGTCATCGACGATCTCGTGAAGGGACGCGTCGTCTTCCAGAACGCGGAGCTCGACGACCTCATCATCCTGCGCACCGATCGTACTCCCACCTACAACTTCTGCGTCGTCGTCGACGACGCCGAGATGCGCATCACGCACGTGCTGCGCGGCGACGATCACCTCGCCAACACGCCGCGCCAGATCCTGCTCTATCAGGCGCTCGGCTACGGGCTCCCAGCGTTCGGCCACGTGCCGCTGATCCTCGGCCCCGACAAGGCCCGGCTCAGCAAGCGGCACGGCGCCATGGCCGTGACCGCGTATCGCGACCTCGGCTTCCTGCCCGAAGCCGTCGTCAACTACCTCGCACGCCTCGGCTGGTCGCACGGCGACCAGGAGATCTTCACCCGCGACGAGCTCGTCGCCGCCTTCAACGTCGAAGCGATCGGCAAATCGGCCGGCGTATTCGACGTCGAGAAGATGCGCTGGGTGAACTGGAGCCACCAGAAGACGCTCGCTCCTGGCGCGCTCGTGCGCGCCGCACGGCCGTACCTCGACGGCGCCGGTCTCGCGGTGCCGGGCGACGACGCCTGGCTCGCGAAGGCCCTCGCCACCCTGCAAGAACGGGCGCAGACGCTGGTCGAGCTCGTCGAGAGCGGCCGCTACTACTTCACCGACGACGTCGCGATCGATCCCGCCGCCGCGGCGAAGTTCCTGACCCCGGCGGTCGCCGAGCCGCTCCGGTCGGTGCGCGACGCTTGCGCCGCGCTCGGCGCGTGGACCGTCGACACCATCACCGCCGCCTTCCACGAGGTGCTCGCCACGTACGAGCTCAAGCTCGGCAAGATCGCCCAGCCCGTCCGGGTCGCCGTCACCGGCGGCACCGCCAGCCCCGGCATCTTCGAAGTGCTGGAAATCCTCGGCCGGGAGCGGACGGTTGCCCGCCTCGACGCCGCCCTCTCCCGCATTTCTTGA
- a CDS encoding response regulator, producing MNRKKILVVEDNEDNRRILVYRLRKIGDFEILEAQNGLEAIEMTEKHSPDLIFMDLKMPVMDGWEATKRIRLTAGGRRVAIIALTAQAMAGDEQKALAIGCDDYLAKPVVDPEIVREKVERLLKKYAGPTLVAVQ from the coding sequence ATGAACCGTAAGAAGATCCTGGTCGTCGAGGACAACGAGGACAACCGGCGGATTCTCGTCTACCGGCTTCGTAAGATCGGCGATTTTGAGATCCTGGAGGCGCAGAACGGCCTCGAGGCGATCGAGATGACCGAGAAGCATTCTCCCGATCTGATCTTCATGGACCTCAAGATGCCGGTGATGGACGGCTGGGAAGCGACCAAGCGCATCCGCCTCACGGCCGGCGGCCGGCGCGTCGCGATCATCGCGCTCACCGCGCAGGCGATGGCGGGCGACGAGCAGAAGGCGCTCGCGATCGGCTGCGATGACTATCTGGCGAAGCCGGTCGTCGATCCCGAGATCGTGCGCGAGAAGGTCGAGCGCCTCTTGAAGAAGTACGCGGGGCCGACGCTGGTCGCCGTCCAGTAA